In Haemophilus parainfluenzae, the sequence GCAATGCACCTTTTATGGTGAAAGCCAATGCCCTTTCAGTTGAAACCGTCGATTCCAAAGTGCTGAACCTTGCTAAGCAAGATATTATTTGGCATTCAGTGAAAGAACTTTTAACAGAAGAAGAACAAAATCCAATTCTTGGTTTAAACATTGTTGAATATGCGGGCAACAATCAAGCTAAAATAGACAGCCAAGTGACCGCACTTTGTCAGCAATTAGATGAAAAAATTGCACAAGGCAAAGATCATATTATCGGCTATCAACTTTGTTCTGACTTGCCTTCTATTGAACGTATTTACGCCATGCGTAAAAAAGCGGTGGGGCTATTAGGTAATGCGAAAGGCGCAGCCAAACCGATTCCTTTTGTAGAAGATACCTGTGTACCACCTGAACACCTTGCGGATTACATTGCAGAATTTAGAGCCTTATTAGATAGTCACAATCTGCAATATGGGATGTTTGGCCATGTTGATGCTGGCGTATTGCACGTTCGCCCCGCTTTAGACCTATGTGATAAAGAACAAGTCAAACTCTTTAAACTAATTTCAGATGAAGTAGCTGAACTCACGGTGAAATACGGCGGTTTGCTATGGGGTGAACACGGTAAAGGTGTACGTTCTCATTATGGCGAGAAATTCTTTACACCTGAACTTTGGCAAGAATTACGTTATGTGAAATTTTTATTTGATCCAAACAATCGTCTGAATCCAGGTAAAATCTGTACGCCACTTAATAGCAATGCTGAACTCTATTCGATTCTCTCGCCAATGCGTGCTGACAATGATCGCCAAATCCCAATTCAAATGCGAGATGAATTCAAAGGTGCGATGAACTGTAACGGTAACGGGCTTTGCTTTAACTTTGATGAGCACAGCATTATGTGCCCTTCCATGAAAGTGAGTAAAAATCGCGTATTCTCGCCAAAAGGACGAGCCGCTATGGTGCGTGAGTGGCTGCGATTGATGGCGAATGAAAACGTATCGCCTGATCAATTAGATTTTCATAAAACGCAAGTAAAACTGACCGCACTTGTGGAACGTTTTCGCAATAGCGTGCAAAAATGGCGTGGTGAATATGACTTCTCACATGAAGTAAAAGCAGCAATGGATACTTGTCTGGCTTGTAAAGCCTGTGCAAGCCAATGCCCGATTAAAATTGACGTACCAAGTTTCCGTGCGAAATTTTTCCATTTCTACCACAGTCGTTATTTGCACCCAGCCAAAGATCATCTTGTGGCGAATTTAGAAGTTGCTGCACCTTATATGGCAAAACAACCGGCATTATTCAATTATTTTACCAAACTGAAAGTTACTCAAAGCGTGGTTGAAAAAACGCTTGGCATGACAGATTTGCCTCTCCTTTCAGAGCCAAACCTTCAACAACAATTAGTGGAAATTGGTTATCAAGGCAAAAAATTAGAAGAATTGGAAGCTCTTAGCACCGCCGAAAAAGCCAATATGCTCTTTATCGTACAAGATCCTTACACCTCTTATTACGATGCCAAAGTAGTACGGGATTTCGTGGCTCTCACGCAAAAATTAGGATTCAATCCAATCCTTCTGCCTTTTAAACCGAATGGCAAAGCCATGCATATTAAAGGTTTTTTAGCTCGCTTTAGTAAAACCGCGAAAACACAAGCGGAATTTTTAAATCGTGTCGCCAAATTAAATGTACCTTTAGTCGGCGTAGATCCAGCTATTGTGCTTTCTTATCGTGATGAATATAAAGAAGCATTAGGTGATTCTCGCGGTGATTTCCATGTACTCACAGCGCATGAATGGCTGACCAATCAGTTAGACTGTAACACATTACAAAGTGCGGTGAAAAATATCGCAAAATCTGACCGCACTTTTGAGTGGCATTTATTCCCTCATTGTACTGAATCCACCTTTATGCCAAACAGCCCAAAAGAATGGCAGTATATTTTTGCGCAATTTGGACAAACCTTGAACGTTGAGAAAGTCGGCTGTTGTGGTATGGCGGGCGTATTTGGTCATGAGGTTCAAAATCAAACCATGTCAAAAGACATTTATGACGTATCATGGGGCAAAAAATTACAAGGTAAAGATCCGAATCATTGTCTCGCAACCGGCTATTCCTGTCGTAGCCAAGTGAAGCGATATGAAAAAGCCATCTTAAAACACCCTGTTCAAGCATTGCTTGAGATTTTAAATTAGACCTAGGAAGAATATATGATTTGGAAAAAACACTTTACCCTTGAGCAGCTTAATGAAATGGGGAAACATTGTGCTGTTGGGCATTTAGGTATTGAGATCTCAGCTTATGGTGAAAACTGGATTGAGGCAAAAATGCCCGTTGATCATCGCACCACTCAACCTTT encodes:
- a CDS encoding FAD-binding and (Fe-S)-binding domain-containing protein; the protein is MLPRLSNVPQLNNVVSDYLSELQKQHFEGDIASNYADRLSLATDNSVYQQLPQAILFPKSVADVVRIAKLANKEKYLHLTFTPRGGGTGTNGQSINNNIIVDLSRHMTGILELNIEERWVRVQAGVVKDQLNQFLKPHGLFFAPELSTSNRATLGGMINTDASGQGSLQYGKTSDHVLALRSVLMNGEILDTSAVKSDDVLENYPLAENGKTLHQTIFQRCKEKRASIIQDLPQLNRFLTGYDLKNVFNNDESEFNLTRILTGSEGSLAFICEAKLNLLPIPKYRTLINVKYSSFDAALRNAPFMVKANALSVETVDSKVLNLAKQDIIWHSVKELLTEEEQNPILGLNIVEYAGNNQAKIDSQVTALCQQLDEKIAQGKDHIIGYQLCSDLPSIERIYAMRKKAVGLLGNAKGAAKPIPFVEDTCVPPEHLADYIAEFRALLDSHNLQYGMFGHVDAGVLHVRPALDLCDKEQVKLFKLISDEVAELTVKYGGLLWGEHGKGVRSHYGEKFFTPELWQELRYVKFLFDPNNRLNPGKICTPLNSNAELYSILSPMRADNDRQIPIQMRDEFKGAMNCNGNGLCFNFDEHSIMCPSMKVSKNRVFSPKGRAAMVREWLRLMANENVSPDQLDFHKTQVKLTALVERFRNSVQKWRGEYDFSHEVKAAMDTCLACKACASQCPIKIDVPSFRAKFFHFYHSRYLHPAKDHLVANLEVAAPYMAKQPALFNYFTKLKVTQSVVEKTLGMTDLPLLSEPNLQQQLVEIGYQGKKLEELEALSTAEKANMLFIVQDPYTSYYDAKVVRDFVALTQKLGFNPILLPFKPNGKAMHIKGFLARFSKTAKTQAEFLNRVAKLNVPLVGVDPAIVLSYRDEYKEALGDSRGDFHVLTAHEWLTNQLDCNTLQSAVKNIAKSDRTFEWHLFPHCTESTFMPNSPKEWQYIFAQFGQTLNVEKVGCCGMAGVFGHEVQNQTMSKDIYDVSWGKKLQGKDPNHCLATGYSCRSQVKRYEKAILKHPVQALLEILN